A window of Candidatus Izemoplasma sp. contains these coding sequences:
- the rplS gene encoding 50S ribosomal protein L19: MSQQLLEAITNEFKKPEVPTFRPGDTVQVSVRIKEGDRERIQIFEGLVIKKRGGGINETFTVRKVSFGVGIERTFPVHSPLVADIKVLRRGKVRRAKLHYIRGRSTKQSRIKERR, encoded by the coding sequence ATGTCACAGCAATTGTTAGAAGCAATAACAAATGAGTTTAAGAAACCTGAGGTACCGACATTCAGACCTGGTGATACTGTTCAAGTATCTGTAAGAATTAAAGAGGGTGACCGTGAAAGAATCCAGATTTTTGAAGGATTAGTCATTAAAAAACGCGGCGGCGGTATTAATGAAACATTTACAGTACGTAAAGTTTCATTCGGTGTTGGAATTGAGCGGACATTCCCAGTACACTCACCACTTGTCGCAGACATTAAAGTCTTACGTCGTGGGAAAGTGCGTCGCGCGAAATTACATTACATCAGAGGACGTTCTACAAAACAATCTCGTATTAAAGAACGTAGATAA
- the trmD gene encoding tRNA (guanosine(37)-N1)-methyltransferase TrmD, whose translation MRIDVLTLFPDMFEGVLNNSIIKRAIEQDLVTINLIDFRKFSTDKHHKVDDTPYGGGAGMVLQVEPVHAALQSIKGYKHALKIIMTPQGVKYTQKKAYTLSEEDHLIILCGHYEGFDERIRQFFDLELSIGDYVLTGGEIAAMTIIDSVVRLLDGAIGQAASHEEDSFSENLLEYPQYTRPREYKGMTVPDVLLSGHHENIKAWRKEQAIKRTKERRPDLYKIFNEQTGE comes from the coding sequence ATGAGAATTGATGTGTTAACATTATTTCCTGATATGTTTGAAGGTGTTCTCAATAATAGCATTATCAAACGGGCAATTGAACAAGATTTAGTCACTATTAATTTAATTGATTTCCGTAAATTTAGTACGGACAAGCACCATAAAGTAGATGATACCCCCTATGGCGGTGGGGCAGGTATGGTCTTACAGGTTGAACCTGTTCACGCAGCTTTACAATCGATTAAAGGATACAAACACGCCTTAAAAATCATCATGACACCCCAAGGGGTAAAGTACACTCAGAAAAAAGCATATACTTTAAGTGAAGAAGACCATCTCATTATTTTATGTGGCCATTATGAAGGGTTTGATGAACGTATCAGACAGTTCTTCGATCTCGAACTCTCAATTGGAGACTATGTTCTTACTGGTGGAGAGATTGCGGCAATGACAATCATTGATAGTGTTGTCAGGTTACTCGATGGTGCAATTGGACAAGCCGCATCACATGAAGAAGATTCCTTTAGTGAAAACTTACTTGAATATCCCCAATATACACGACCTAGAGAATATAAAGGAATGACCGTACCTGATGTGCTGTTAAGTGGCCATCATGAGAATATTAAGGCTTGGCGCAAGGAACAAGCTATTAAACGGACAAAAGAAAGACGTCCTGATTTGTATAAGATTTTCAATGAACAAACAGGTGAATAA
- the rimM gene encoding ribosome maturation factor RimM (Essential for efficient processing of 16S rRNA) gives MFYTIGKLVNTHGLKGTVKIKPFTDFLEERFDVGSRIFIEHKGEKFPVIITSYRLTKGLVYVTFEQFDDINDIAKYKGSTLYVHEDDLHTLKEDEFYVRDLVGIKVFTDTLIGEVVDVYTHTNDDILVVKRSNAKNALIPFRDAFIKDVDLEARQIVIKEIEGLL, from the coding sequence ATGTTTTATACAATTGGTAAGTTGGTTAATACACATGGACTCAAAGGTACAGTGAAAATTAAACCATTCACAGACTTTTTAGAAGAACGTTTTGATGTTGGTTCACGGATCTTTATTGAACATAAAGGAGAGAAATTTCCTGTTATAATTACTTCATACCGTTTAACAAAAGGACTTGTTTATGTAACCTTTGAACAGTTTGATGATATCAATGACATCGCAAAATATAAAGGAAGTACGCTTTATGTTCATGAAGATGATTTGCATACTTTGAAAGAGGATGAATTTTATGTACGCGATTTAGTGGGTATAAAGGTATTTACAGATACATTGATTGGTGAAGTAGTGGATGTATATACCCATACTAATGATGATATATTAGTAGTGAAACGGTCTAATGCGAAAAATGCCTTGATTCCATTTCGGGATGCCTTTATAAAAGATGTGGATTTAGAAGCACGACAAATAGTGATTAAAGAAATTGAGGGATTACTATGA
- a CDS encoding ABC transporter permease, translating into MHSWLIVFKKEFYRVFSDRRLIFTAIILPGLAIYVMYSIMGSAINGEVDDITSHEIIVYHDNMPDSYKTHLTSLNRDFAFHDGESLSQDTIKEMLSQNEMDIYLSFPENFTQDLIDYDDPNYTIPSVNIIYNSGEKYSSNSYSVIANALNSYTNEILYGRFGDGIVAFHSSITDTVDESRATGQIFASILPMIIVMFLFSGAMSIGPDSIAGEKERGTVATLLVTPIKRSQIAIGKVISLTVVSLFSAMSSFVGILLSLPKLMNMDNLGGNVNIYGLQDYLMILLVLLMTVFFIVGIVSLVSTYAKTIKEAGMLILPFYFISIIVGVSSMFNGEAATDLWAYIIPIYNTINLLIAILTFDVIMMHLIVMVISNTIYVVILIYFMTQMFQSEKIMFQS; encoded by the coding sequence ATGCATAGTTGGCTAATTGTCTTTAAAAAAGAGTTTTATCGTGTATTTAGTGATCGTCGATTAATTTTTACTGCGATTATATTGCCGGGGTTAGCTATTTATGTAATGTATTCAATTATGGGTAGTGCTATTAACGGAGAAGTAGACGATATTACATCACATGAAATTATTGTCTATCATGATAATATGCCTGACAGTTACAAAACACATTTAACATCATTAAATAGGGACTTTGCTTTTCATGACGGTGAGTCACTATCACAAGACACAATTAAAGAAATGTTAAGTCAGAACGAGATGGATATTTATCTATCATTCCCAGAAAATTTTACCCAAGATCTTATTGATTATGATGATCCTAACTATACTATTCCAAGTGTAAACATCATTTATAACTCTGGTGAAAAATATAGTTCAAACAGTTATAGTGTTATCGCTAATGCCCTTAACAGCTATACGAATGAGATACTATATGGTCGTTTTGGTGATGGTATTGTAGCATTTCATTCAAGCATCACTGATACAGTCGATGAATCGCGTGCAACTGGGCAAATATTTGCCTCAATTCTACCAATGATTATTGTGATGTTTCTCTTTAGCGGTGCGATGAGTATTGGTCCTGACAGTATTGCTGGTGAGAAAGAACGTGGAACTGTCGCAACGTTATTAGTTACCCCAATCAAACGTAGTCAAATTGCTATTGGTAAAGTCATAAGTTTAACAGTCGTCTCTTTATTTAGCGCAATGAGTTCGTTTGTTGGCATTTTATTGAGTTTACCGAAGCTAATGAATATGGATAATCTTGGGGGGAATGTCAATATATATGGATTACAGGACTATTTGATGATTCTGCTTGTATTATTAATGACTGTCTTCTTTATTGTTGGTATCGTCAGTTTAGTAAGCACGTATGCAAAAACGATAAAAGAAGCAGGAATGTTAATTTTACCATTTTATTTTATTAGTATTATTGTTGGTGTATCAAGTATGTTTAATGGTGAAGCAGCAACTGATTTATGGGCCTATATTATCCCTATTTATAACACTATTAATTTACTCATCGCCATTTTAACTTTCGATGTAATAATGATGCATCTCATCGTGATGGTGATATCAAATACGATTTATGTCGTTATATTAATTTATTTTATGACACAAATGTTTCAATCAGAAAAAATCATGTTCCAAAGCTAG
- a CDS encoding ABC transporter ATP-binding protein gives MAQILEVKNVKKTFHLSRKQRKIEKTDHKKKVAVNALSFTAYPGEIYGLLGPNGAGKTTTLRMIATLIKPDEGDVFVGGTSVLKTPIDVRKKIGFLTSELKLEDHFTPNYLFDYFSHLHGVDDDMIPKRKETLFQQFGISDFKEVKVADLSTGMKQKASLAISLVHDPDFIIFDEPTNGLDVLTAKSVTDYLIKLRNEGKTVIISTHILSVVEKICDRVGIIIDGKMQLSDSYDNLVNQGYEDLETLFFELLEAGETHA, from the coding sequence ATGGCACAGATATTAGAGGTGAAGAATGTTAAAAAAACATTCCATTTATCACGTAAACAACGTAAAATTGAAAAGACAGATCACAAGAAAAAAGTAGCGGTTAATGCTTTATCATTTACTGCTTATCCCGGTGAAATATATGGATTACTTGGACCCAACGGGGCGGGTAAAACAACCACATTACGGATGATTGCGACATTAATTAAACCGGATGAGGGTGATGTGTTTGTCGGTGGGACTAGCGTATTAAAAACACCAATTGATGTGAGGAAAAAGATTGGTTTTTTAACCAGTGAATTAAAACTTGAAGATCATTTCACCCCCAATTATTTATTTGACTATTTTTCACACCTACATGGTGTAGATGATGATATGATACCAAAACGAAAAGAAACGCTTTTTCAACAATTTGGTATCTCTGATTTTAAAGAGGTGAAGGTGGCTGACTTATCAACTGGTATGAAACAAAAGGCATCGCTTGCGATTAGTTTAGTTCATGACCCAGATTTTATCATATTTGATGAACCAACAAATGGCTTAGATGTTTTGACTGCGAAAAGTGTCACAGATTACCTCATTAAATTACGCAATGAAGGGAAAACAGTCATTATCTCAACTCACATATTAAGTGTTGTTGAAAAGATATGTGATCGTGTGGGTATTATTATAGATGGTAAAATGCAACTTTCTGATTCGTATGATAATTTAGTGAATCAAGGATATGAAGATTTAGAAACATTGTTTTTTGAGTTATTAGAAGCAGGTGAGACACATGCATAG
- a CDS encoding GNAT family N-acetyltransferase has product MSVLKQFHNLGIGSMMIETLLKAAIKMGKNKMELDVRIDNYAEIRLYKRYGFYIEGTIKNGFFIDNHYIELYQMRQILEA; this is encoded by the coding sequence ATGAGTGTGCTCAAGCAATTTCATAATCTTGGGATTGGATCAATGATGATAGAAACTTTACTCAAGGCGGCTATAAAAATGGGTAAAAACAAAATGGAACTTGATGTTCGTATAGATAATTACGCTGAAATTAGATTATATAAACGCTATGGGTTTTACATAGAAGGGACAATAAAAAATGGTTTTTTCATTGATAACCATTATATAGAATTATATCAAATGAGACAAATACTGGAGGCATAA
- a CDS encoding KH domain-containing protein translates to MAVNYEKLIQELVKPLVVHPEDLMVKKFSEENNMLTMQVIVNDDDLGRVIGKNGRIANAIRTICYASASREGKKITINIDSFQT, encoded by the coding sequence ATGGCAGTTAATTATGAAAAATTAATTCAAGAATTAGTCAAGCCATTAGTTGTTCACCCAGAAGACCTAATGGTAAAAAAGTTTTCTGAGGAAAATAACATGCTTACCATGCAAGTCATTGTCAATGACGATGACCTAGGAAGAGTAATCGGAAAGAACGGACGAATTGCCAATGCAATACGGACAATCTGTTACGCGAGTGCATCGCGTGAAGGCAAAAAAATAACGATTAACATTGACTCGTTTCAGACCTGA
- the rpsP gene encoding 30S ribosomal protein S16: MAVKLRMQRFGAKKRPFYRLVAADSRVKRDGRYLEIIGTYNPLTEPATVKIDEEKARKWLDEGAQMTDTVRNLFSEAGLLSRKSNK, translated from the coding sequence ATGGCAGTTAAATTAAGAATGCAACGCTTTGGTGCAAAAAAACGTCCTTTCTATCGATTAGTAGCAGCCGATTCACGTGTTAAACGTGATGGAAGATATTTAGAAATCATTGGTACATATAATCCATTAACAGAACCTGCTACTGTCAAAATTGATGAAGAGAAAGCAAGAAAATGGTTAGATGAAGGTGCACAAATGACTGACACAGTTCGCAACTTATTTTCGGAAGCTGGACTTTTATCAAGAAAATCTAACAAGTAG
- a CDS encoding DUF2129 domain-containing protein: protein MLKRISLIVYFKTPKVLRRVRKICNVSYYHKKRRYAVVYTDEHKMTDVMNRLKQLRHVRNVEPSHVNMDRYEIELDVK from the coding sequence ATGCTCAAACGAATCAGTTTAATCGTATATTTTAAAACGCCTAAAGTTTTAAGGCGCGTAAGAAAAATTTGTAATGTATCATACTATCATAAAAAAAGACGGTATGCGGTAGTGTATACTGACGAACACAAAATGACTGATGTGATGAATCGTTTAAAGCAATTAAGACATGTTAGAAACGTTGAACCATCACACGTTAATATGGATCGATACGAAATAGAATTGGATGTCAAGTAA
- a CDS encoding YlbF family regulator: MNQEVMIKAYDLVDEIKSSDAYQEYIKLENDIANNKDIQETVAQFQKAKSAYEEAKQYGKHHPDLKSRQRTLADVKKNLYSYSSVARYKQLEIKLQKQLDRISKTIANAISLHIPHPNELGILQVEKGENSCSNESV; this comes from the coding sequence ATGAATCAAGAAGTGATGATAAAAGCGTATGACTTAGTTGATGAAATTAAATCATCAGACGCTTATCAAGAGTATATAAAATTAGAAAATGATATCGCAAATAATAAAGATATACAAGAAACTGTTGCCCAGTTTCAAAAAGCAAAATCAGCGTACGAAGAAGCCAAACAATATGGCAAGCATCACCCTGACTTAAAATCACGGCAACGTACCTTAGCAGATGTTAAAAAAAATCTGTATAGTTATTCATCGGTTGCTAGATATAAACAACTTGAGATAAAACTACAAAAACAACTCGATCGTATATCTAAAACGATTGCCAACGCGATATCACTCCATATTCCCCACCCTAATGAGCTAGGGATACTTCAAGTAGAAAAAGGTGAGAACTCATGCTCAAACGAATCAGTTTAA
- a CDS encoding cysteine desulfurase family protein, whose product MEVYLDHAATTQVSPRVLEKMIPYFKQGFGNPSSIHKLGFSARKAYNQSKRKIARVLHCDKDEIHFTSGGTEATNWALKGLAYKYPNKKEIITTKIEHHATLHTVAFLENQGYTIHYINVDEQGFIDLDMLKSTITEQTLVVSIIYANNEIGTIQDISTIEKVCHEHNTLLHIDAVQATCHVPLNLHQSNVDLASISGHKFHAPKGVGILYKKSGIEIENLIHGGQQENGLRSGTENIPYIVGLAEALEVGMEDIIHYRQYLDQLSHQFLQQLDDAGIDYILNGPKVGPNRLPGHLNLAFKDLDNNDITFYLNQANIYASTGSACDSESITPSHVLLDIGVDDAYLRGAVRFSMGNETTKDDIVYVTKELITIIQKLSANR is encoded by the coding sequence ATGGAGGTCTATTTAGATCATGCCGCTACTACCCAAGTAAGTCCACGCGTACTGGAAAAAATGATCCCCTATTTTAAACAAGGATTTGGTAATCCCTCTAGTATACATAAACTAGGCTTTTCTGCTAGAAAAGCCTATAATCAATCAAAACGTAAGATTGCTCGAGTACTTCATTGCGATAAAGATGAAATTCATTTTACAAGCGGTGGGACAGAAGCGACAAACTGGGCATTAAAAGGATTAGCTTATAAATATCCTAATAAAAAAGAGATCATTACCACTAAAATAGAACATCATGCGACATTGCACACTGTCGCATTTTTGGAAAATCAAGGGTATACTATCCATTATATCAATGTGGATGAACAAGGTTTCATTGACTTAGATATGCTTAAATCAACAATAACTGAACAGACTCTTGTGGTGAGTATTATTTATGCGAACAATGAAATTGGCACCATTCAAGACATCTCTACGATTGAAAAAGTCTGTCATGAACATAATACATTACTTCATATAGATGCCGTCCAAGCAACATGTCATGTCCCTTTAAATTTGCATCAATCGAATGTCGATTTAGCCAGTATCTCAGGCCATAAGTTTCATGCCCCAAAAGGTGTTGGAATCCTCTATAAAAAATCAGGTATTGAAATAGAAAACTTAATCCATGGGGGCCAACAAGAAAATGGATTACGTAGTGGCACAGAAAATATTCCGTATATCGTTGGCCTTGCAGAAGCTCTTGAAGTAGGTATGGAAGATATCATTCATTACCGCCAATATCTCGATCAACTAAGCCATCAATTTTTACAGCAACTTGATGATGCCGGGATTGACTACATTTTAAATGGACCTAAGGTTGGACCTAATCGATTACCTGGTCATTTAAACCTAGCCTTCAAAGATTTGGATAATAATGACATCACTTTTTACCTTAATCAAGCAAATATTTATGCTTCTACGGGCAGTGCATGTGATAGTGAATCGATTACACCTAGTCATGTATTATTAGACATAGGTGTTGATGACGCCTACTTAAGAGGCGCTGTTAGGTTTTCTATGGGCAACGAGACAACTAAAGATGATATAGTTTATGTCACCAAAGAACTAATCACAATCATCCAAAAATTAAGCGCAAATCGTTAA
- a CDS encoding pseudouridine synthase, whose protein sequence is MRIDKVLSNLQYGSRKEIKQYIKDGEVTINGEVVTSPKEHVNPEKDTITFFGETIFYQSSIILMMNKPMHTVCANHDQQYPTVFTELDEKYKRLDLNSVGRLDLDTTGLLLLTNDGQLLHQIISPKQDIYKVYEATIDRPFDDVSVLASKYTLYDQRDRPYTPNNVRVKPISSHVVEIAIHEGKHHQIKDMVAYFDRNVTALKRTQIGRLRLDKNLSPGEVRPLTKEERKSLFN, encoded by the coding sequence ATGCGAATCGATAAAGTATTATCAAATTTACAGTATGGAAGTCGGAAAGAAATTAAACAATATATCAAAGACGGAGAAGTGACTATCAATGGAGAGGTAGTTACATCTCCTAAAGAACATGTTAATCCAGAAAAAGATACCATCACGTTTTTTGGTGAAACGATATTTTATCAGTCATCAATCATCCTTATGATGAATAAGCCAATGCACACTGTGTGCGCGAATCATGATCAACAATACCCGACCGTTTTTACAGAGTTAGATGAAAAATATAAGCGCCTTGACTTGAATAGTGTTGGCCGGTTAGACTTAGATACAACAGGTTTATTATTACTCACTAATGATGGGCAGTTACTCCATCAAATTATCTCACCTAAACAAGACATCTATAAAGTCTATGAGGCTACGATTGATAGACCATTTGATGATGTAAGTGTTTTGGCTAGTAAGTACACTTTATATGATCAACGTGACCGGCCATACACACCCAACAATGTTCGTGTGAAGCCAATATCTTCACATGTAGTAGAAATTGCTATTCATGAAGGTAAACATCACCAAATTAAAGATATGGTTGCCTATTTTGATCGTAACGTTACTGCCTTAAAGCGTACCCAAATTGGACGCTTACGATTAGATAAAAACTTATCTCCTGGTGAGGTTAGACCCTTGACAAAAGAAGAGCGCAAATCGTTATTTAATTAA
- a CDS encoding UPF0223 family protein produces the protein MYQYPIDYEQFSTVQIIEIVTFLNLIEQANEGKFDRAELLDKYTTYKNIIRSKSMEKQIDKAFKKVSGYSVYQTIKNIQ, from the coding sequence ATGTATCAATATCCCATTGATTACGAACAATTTAGCACTGTACAAATTATTGAAATTGTAACTTTTTTAAACCTTATTGAACAAGCGAATGAAGGTAAGTTTGATAGGGCCGAATTACTAGATAAATACACTACATATAAAAATATTATTCGTTCAAAATCTATGGAAAAACAGATTGATAAAGCCTTTAAGAAAGTATCAGGTTATTCTGTTTATCAAACCATTAAAAATATACAATAA
- a CDS encoding ATP-dependent 6-phosphofructokinase, whose amino-acid sequence MSKIRKIGIITGGGDCSGLNAVINGITKTAVNKYGVEVVGFTRGYSGLYKNDYRPLGLRSVSGIMHEGGTILKSSNKDNLFDYPVMKEDGTVEYKDVSDQAIKNLKYLGVDALIVMGGDGTLTSARDFYRKGLPVVGVPKTIDNDLPATDVTFGYNTSLETITDALDKIHTTAYSHDRIMVVEVMGRHTGWLALEGGLAGSADVILIPEIPYDIEKIVEKVRQRDAFGRNFSIIVISEGAKPKGGDVTVREHVEDSADSVRLGGVGKILTDQLQELIPEHEVRYTNLAYIQRGGITSQFDRALGLLFGVNAVDLLMNGGAGRMVQLRGRKIESIPLEDVVGGGEMGETSTGGGKQVDPDGQYVQAAKAIGITFGE is encoded by the coding sequence ATGAGCAAGATTCGAAAGATCGGAATTATTACAGGTGGTGGAGATTGTTCTGGATTAAATGCCGTTATCAATGGTATTACCAAAACAGCTGTCAATAAGTATGGTGTAGAAGTTGTAGGTTTCACAAGAGGATACAGCGGACTATATAAAAATGATTACAGACCACTTGGTTTACGTAGTGTTTCAGGCATTATGCATGAAGGGGGAACCATTCTTAAATCATCTAACAAAGATAATTTATTTGATTATCCTGTGATGAAAGAAGATGGTACTGTTGAATATAAAGATGTCTCAGATCAGGCAATTAAAAACTTGAAATATCTTGGTGTCGACGCATTAATTGTTATGGGTGGTGACGGAACATTAACAAGTGCTCGTGACTTTTATCGCAAAGGCTTGCCAGTAGTTGGTGTACCAAAAACAATTGATAATGACTTACCAGCCACAGATGTCACATTTGGGTATAATACATCATTAGAAACAATTACAGATGCATTAGATAAAATCCATACAACAGCGTATTCACATGACCGTATTATGGTTGTTGAAGTTATGGGGCGCCATACTGGATGGTTAGCACTTGAAGGTGGATTAGCTGGTAGTGCAGATGTTATTTTGATTCCAGAGATTCCGTATGATATTGAAAAAATCGTTGAAAAAGTTAGACAACGCGATGCATTTGGACGCAATTTCTCAATTATCGTTATTAGTGAAGGAGCGAAACCAAAAGGTGGTGATGTCACAGTCAGAGAGCATGTTGAAGATAGTGCTGACTCAGTGCGTTTAGGTGGTGTTGGTAAAATACTTACCGATCAGCTACAAGAACTAATCCCTGAACATGAAGTACGTTATACAAACTTAGCATATATTCAACGTGGGGGGATTACATCACAATTTGATAGAGCATTAGGATTATTATTTGGTGTTAACGCTGTAGACTTACTGATGAACGGTGGCGCAGGGCGCATGGTTCAATTACGTGGTCGTAAAATTGAATCTATCCCACTAGAAGACGTCGTAGGTGGCGGAGAAATGGGAGAAACGTCGACAGGTGGTGGAAAACAAGTTGATCCAGATGGTCAATATGTTCAAGCTGCAAAAGCAATTGGCATCACATTCGGTGAATAA